Genomic window (Planctomycetia bacterium):
CATTCGCATGGAGGGTAGATCGTGTCTCGCGCCGTCACCGCCTTTTTGAAATGCCTTCTGGCGGCAGCAATTGCGCTTTCGCTCTTCACTTCGGCCCAAGCGGGGCTGGGGCCTGAGAACGTCTGCCTCGTCGTGAATTCACGTAGCTGGGCGTCGCTGACCATTGCGAATCACTATGCCGCTTGGCGGAAGATTCCTGCGCAGAACATCGTTCACGTCGATTGGGCGGCGCAGATCGACGTCACTTCGCTGGACGAGTACCGGCTCAAGCTGTTGACGCCCATACTCGGCGAAATCAAGGCGCGCGGGCTGGAGCGGCAGATTGACGCGATTGTATACTCCAGCGATTTTCCCTATGCCGTGCGCTATGGAGAGGGGCGCGAGGTCGCCTCATTGACGGGCGTGACGTGCTTCGCGGCCCAGGCGCTCGCCAGCGACACGCCCGATTTCGCGAAGCTGATGAGCCCGTACGCCATTGAAGCGTTGACGAACAAGTCACTCCCCGGCGTGGGCTTTCGCTCGCGGATCGGGCGTCCGGCCGGCACGCCCGGCGAGCCGATGTACCTTTCCGCGATGCTGGCCTACACCAGCGGACGCGGCAATTCGGTGGCCGAAGCGCTCGCTTACCTGGAACGTAGCGTGAAGGCGGACGGTGCCTCGCCGCGCGGCACGATTTACTACTGCCGCAACCGGGATATTCGTTCCACGACGCGCGAACCGGGTTTCGCTACGGCGGTCGCCCGGCTGAAAAAATTGGGCGTCAAGGCGGAAGTTATCGCCGGCGAATTGCCCAGCGGCAAGCAGGACGTCCAAGGCGCAATGCTGGGGGTGGCGAAATTCAACTGGAAACAGTCGCAGGCGACGATCCTCCCGGGGGCGATCTGCGAGCACCTGACCAGCTACGGCGGCATTCTACATCCTCGCAAAGGGCAAACCCCGTTCAGCGAATTGCTGCGCTACGGCGCGGCCGGTTCGAGCGGCACGGTCATCGAGCCTTATGCGCTCGCGGCGAAGTTTCCCGATCCGATGATGCACGTCTACTACGCCGAGGGGAACACGCTGCTCGAAGCGTTTTACTTGTCGATCATCGCGCCGTACCAACTGCTCGTCGTGGGCGATCCGCTGTGCGCTCCCTGGGCACACACCGCGAAGATCACCGTCGCAGGCCTGGAAGCGAACGAATCCATTTCCGCGGTGCGCGAGGTCCGCGTTGATATCGCGGCCTCCGAAAAGGGCCATCAAGCCG
Coding sequences:
- a CDS encoding TIGR03790 family protein, with amino-acid sequence MSRAVTAFLKCLLAAAIALSLFTSAQAGLGPENVCLVVNSRSWASLTIANHYAAWRKIPAQNIVHVDWAAQIDVTSLDEYRLKLLTPILGEIKARGLERQIDAIVYSSDFPYAVRYGEGREVASLTGVTCFAAQALASDTPDFAKLMSPYAIEALTNKSLPGVGFRSRIGRPAGTPGEPMYLSAMLAYTSGRGNSVAEALAYLERSVKADGASPRGTIYYCRNRDIRSTTREPGFATAVARLKKLGVKAEVIAGELPSGKQDVQGAMLGVAKFNWKQSQATILPGAICEHLTSYGGILHPRKGQTPFSELLRYGAAGSSGTVIEPYALAAKFPDPMMHVYYAEGNTLLEAFYLSIIAPYQLLVVGDPLCAPWAHTAKITVAGLEANESISAVREVRVDIAASEKGHQAAACEWFVDGRRAAVTKPDAAYSLDPSTLSPGAHELRAVVIAAMPQATQSRAIVPFVVSTADMAELAWTCPERAVFGEGVTIDAAFAGAVEIELYLDAHSIGKVRGDQGQIVVDTTRLGMGPARLSVEAHGPGGKAIARGADKLLKISQPAPLVNRRQPVTDRLLRGIEVTWKGGQESVALSALESDWLAKTGVPAATPYTASAWFEVSRDDVYQFQLRFNGELSLTVDGTPLLSQKKAKLKELFYAPVALKTGRHLLEITGQSDTKPPALDLRYGNTPVDYITGETFRHAE